Proteins encoded by one window of Nicotiana tabacum cultivar K326 chromosome 10, ASM71507v2, whole genome shotgun sequence:
- the LOC107810954 gene encoding uncharacterized protein LOC107810954: MEYLNRQLRTFKRQRDFNFRPKCARMNITHLGFTDDLLLFCRGNFVSVQMLYNCFQIFSQASGLVANADKSSIYFGGVCKDDQNAILQALGFTKGELPFRYLGIPLSTKRTNVLQYKPLLDKILNKITSWTFSFLSYAGRLQFIKSVLFSIQIFWSQVFVLPKKVVQLIESLCKRFLWTCSVDMSRKALIAWERLCYPKAAGGLGLLDVHAWNAAAICKLLWNLCKKKDKLWVQWVHIYYVKGRRVWDSQANQASWVIRKILKAKLIFEKVGILEQDVYQMDSFSIKKLYCKIRGDCPKVEWRRLICSNHGAPRWTFILYLAIYKRLLTKDRVAQLISVDSLVCPLCNDRNESADHVFFSCHYSFAIWDKLLQWQGINRVSGEWKNEVDWAVKNSKGRSTGAIIYRMTLACGVYCIWHERNLRLFQQRSRPASALIRQVIQEVHYMLRLQRKLEELSFIPKEGE, translated from the coding sequence ATGGAGTATCTGAACAGGCAGTTGAGGACTTTTAAGAGGCAGCGTGATTTTAATTTTCGTCCCAAATGTGCTAGAATGAACATTACTCACCTTGGTTTTACCGACGATCTCCTGTTATTCTGTAGGGGTAATTTTGTCTCTGTTCAAATGTTATATAATTGCTTTCAAATATTCTCTCAAGCTTCAGGATTGGTTGCAAATGCTGACAAAAGCTCCATTTATTTTGGAGGAGTGTGTAAAGATGATCAGAATGCTATCTTGCAGGCCCTTGGTTTTACAAAAGGAGAGTTACCTTTCAGGTATCTAGGGATTCCACTTAGCACAAAGAGGACTAATGTGTTGCAGTATAAACCATTGCTGGACAAGATACTGAATAAGATTACCTCTTGGACATTTAGTTTTCTGTCATATGCCGGTAGGCTGCAGTTCATAAAGTCTGTCCTATTTTCTATACAGATATTTTGGTCTCAGGTTTTTGTTCTTCCAAAGAAGGTGGTCCAATTAATTGAGTCCTTATGCAAAAGATTCTTATGGACATGCAGTGTTGATATGTCAAGGAAAGCTCTAATTGCTTGGGAAAGATTATGCTATCCTAAAGCGGCTGGAGGTCTTGGGCTACTAGATGTACATGCATGGAATGCTGCTGCCATTTGCAAGTTGCTATGGAATCTTTgcaagaaaaaagataaattgtGGGTACAATGGGTGCACATTTATTATGTAAAGGGTAGAAGGGTGTGGGACTCGCAGGCTAATCAAGCATCGTGGGTGATTAGAAAGATCCTAAAAGCCAAACTTATTTTTGAGAAAGTAGGTATTCTAGAACAAGATGTGTATCAAATGGACAGCTTCTCCATTAAGAAGTTATACTGTAAGATTAGGGGAGATTGTCCAAAAGTTGAATGGAGAAGACTAATTTGCAGCAATCATGGTGCTCCTAGATGGACTTTTATTTTATACTTGGCTATCTATAAAAGGCTCCTTACAAAGGATAGAGTGGCACAGTTGATTTCTGTTGATAGTCTGGTGTGTCCTCTATGCAATGATAGGAATGAATCTGCAGACCATGTCTTCTTCAGCTGTCATTATTCTTTTGCTATTTGGGACAAGTTGTTGCAGTGGCAAGGTATTAATAGGGTTTCTGGGGAATGGAAAAATGAAGTCGATTGGGCTGTGAAAAATAGTAAAGGTAGATCGACTGGGGCAATTATCTATCGAATGACTTTGGCATGTGGTGTATATTGTATTTGGCATGAACGAAACTTGAGACTATTTCAGCAAAGGAGCAGGCCTGCAAGTGCATTGATAAGACAAGTTATTCAAGAAGTTCACTACATGCTACGGTTGCAGAGGAAACTAGAAGAACTTAGTTTTATCCCTAAGGAGGGTGAGTAG